TCGGGACTTTCGTCCATCCCTTCTGGAAAGCATGTCGGTATTGGGAACCCAGGCGGTTATTGCCATCCAGAAGCAGCAAGTTTTTGAAAAGATCAAAAACCTCTCGATTCGTGATCCCTTGACGGGTGCCTATAATCGCCGTTATCTAAATGAGACCTTTCTTTCGGAGTTAGGAAAGGCCGCACGTCTTCATGGTCCCTTGTCTATTCTTATGATTGATATCGACCATTTCAAAGCGGTCAATGATCGATTTGGACATCTCGCCGGCGATCAAGTCCTGCAAGACCTGGCAAATCTTTTTGATTCTGTCATTCGACCTTATGACACATTAACCCGATTTGGTGGAGAGGAATTTCTGATCCTGATGACAAACACAGACGGGCGTGAAGCCCGGGTCGTGGCGGAACGTTTACGGGAGGCCGTTGCATCTTCCAGCCTTCTTCCGGAAAAAGTCGTCCTGATCTGCAGCATTGGGATCGGGGTCCTCAAACCTGATGAAAAAACGCTTCCATCCCAGGAAGAACTAATTTCACGTGCCGACAAGGCCCTCTATAGGGCGAAAGCAGAGGGTCGAAACCGGACGTGCTCCTGAAGACCGACGATCTCCAGGACTAGGGAAGCTCTGAATAAGTCATGGATTGTTTTTTTAGGGCAAAAATGTCCCGCTTCTGCGTTGCAAATCTTTAAAAAGGCGGGCTATGGCTTCGCGAGAACCATCCTCTGCGATTTTCGCCTTGAATCGAAACATTTTATCTCCTGAAAAACTCAACCCAGACTTAATCAGAGCTTCCTTAGCGAGGAAAGGCCTCTTTTACGCCCCCATCAACCGGCAGGATGGCGCCTGTTGTTTTTGCGGCCCTGTCAGAGGCGAAGAAGAGAACCGATTGGGCGACGTCTTTGGCGCTTATTCGGGTTTTCAGGAGATTGCGCCTAGCGTAGAACTCCTCCAGGTCTTTGAGGGAGACCTTGTGGGCGCGGGCACGTTCTTCCCGGATCTCCTGAGACCAAAGACCCGATTCCTCAAAGACCCCGTCTGGATTCACCATATTCACGCGAATCCCTTCCTCAGCATTTTCAATGGCCATAATTCGGGCGAGCTGTGCCTGTGCTGCCTTGGAGGCAGAATAGGCACCGAAATCCTTTCCAGGGGCCAGGACGTTCTTGGTTGCGACGACAACAATGGCACCGCCAAGCCCTTGGGCCTTCATAATTTGTAACGCCATTTTTGATGTTAGAAAGTGGCCTGTCGCATTGACGGCAAGAGATGCGTCCCAATCTCTCAGAGTTAATTTGTCTACCGCCGCGCACCGGGCAATGCCTGCGTTGGAAATAAAGATATCAAGACCTCCGAAATACAGGGCGGCGGTTTTGAAACCAACCTTGACGCTCTTTTCATTGGTCACATCCATCTCAAGGGCGACGGCCTGTTCTCCTCCAGACCGGGTGTTGATTTTTGCGACAACTGCCTCGGCTTTTTTCATCTGAATATCTGCCACAATCACGGAGGCACCCGCTTCCACAAAAGATTCAGCAATGGCGCGGCCGATTGCCCCTGCGCCGCCGGTGATCAAGACCACTTTCCTGGAGAACTCTTTCTCGGGTGGGAGGAGGGTCAGTTTGTAGTTTTCCATTGGCCAATACTCAAAGTTACAGATTTCCCGTGCCGGGATCGACCGGTAAGCGTCAATCGCCTCCGCGGCCTCAATCACGCCCATCGTGTGGAGGTAAAGCTCACGTGTAATGCCTGCTGCGCGTCGGTCTTTTCCTGTGGTGAACATCCCGATGCCTGGAATCAGGATGATGCGCGGGTTCGGATCGAGCATTGTGACGCCTTCCGTTTTATAACGATTGAAGTATTTGACGGAGCGTTCTCTGTAGCCTTCACACGCCTTCCTGATCTCAGAAATGACATCTGAGGTATTCTGGGAGCCCTTGGTTTTGACGAAGAGCGGCCAGGGTTTTGTGTGGAGAAGGTGGTCCGGGGTAAAGGGACCGATCTGCGTCAAACGTCCGGCCTCTGCGGATCCGGTAAAGTTCAGCACCTTTTGAGAATCATCAAATCGGAGGATCATCCGCTTGTTCTGACTGACTTCGCCGCGTAATACCGGAACAAGGGCGGCGGCAAGCGCCTGGCGTTCTTTACGCGCGAGGGGCTTGATCCGGACAGGCCCCATGGCCTGTTTTCCCCGTTTCTTTCGTGCCGCGTACTGCTCTGCCTCGGAAACCATCCGGATGGTCTGATCATAGGCTTCTTTTGCAGTTTCCCCCCAAGTGATCAAGCCATGTTTGTCGAGGATAATTGCGCGCAGGCCGGGGTGTAAGCGATAAGCATCAGAGACCCTTTTTGAGAGGAGAAACCCGGGACGGGTATAATCAACGACCGCGACGTTCTCCCCATAGACCTCCTCGACGATTTTTCGGCTCTTTGTAGTATCCGTCAGGGCACATATTGCGTCTGCATGGGTATGATAAATGTGCTTTTCCGGAAGGAAGGCATGCAACAGCGTCTCAATAGAGGGCTTCGGAGCCTTGGGTTCCAGGACGGATTTTAACTGGTAGGCCACCATCTCTTCGTCGGTCATCGCTTTTCGTGTCTTCAGGAGAAGGAGGTCGTCAAGACGAAGGGGCGTGAAGTTTCCCGGGGAAATGGTTCGCATGTCAGATCCGCTTCCTTTAATCCAGAGGATAGATGTTGGTAAGCCTTTGTGATCTAAGCCCTCAACTTTTACAGACGAGTTTCCGCCTCCCCAGAGGACCAGGTTTGTATTGGCCCCGATCAATCTTGAGGTGTAAACCACAAGGTCCAGCCCCGATATCTTTTTTGTTTCCCGATCCGACCATAAACTTTTCATCGACCCTCTCCTCTTCTTCCCCCCCCCCATTGTTCTCCCGATTCGGACGAGGGGAGGGGCGTGTTGATGACTAATAAAAAAGGCTCAAGCTTCTGAGCCTTTTCGTCGCTTATTTGAAGAACCCCGTCCTTCCAGGACGGGGTTTGCAAACATGATGTATTTTTAGATCTTTCCGTGGCTTAAAGCGGAGGATGATGGAGCGGTCTGCTTCAACTCTGGCTTGATGCAGATTCGGGTGTCAATACCGCCACGGTGAAAACTCCTTCCTCTTCCTGGACCAGACGGAAGCGGGCATCTGTGGGAAGCGGAGTTTCGAGATCTTCTGAAAAAATGTCTTCAATCGTTTTCAGGACGAAGTCTTTTCCCATCTCTGTCGCAGCGATCCCAAGCCCCTGTGCCTTTGTCTGTTCGGTGTTGCCGAATTCCAGCTCCTCAGTCCCTCCAAATTCTTCCGGAAGACTAAAACCTGAAAAAATGATCTTGGCCTTGGAAAGGGGAGTAATGAGCGTAATAAGGGCCTTTGAAACTTGATCCAGGGGGAGTATTTTAGGATCCGGCCTGGAGACGGGCCCGGTTTTTGGAATGGACTTGAGTGTTTCATGAAGCTTGAGCTTGACATCATTCATCACCAACAGGGGCTCGAGGGCCTTCAGGAGTGCCTGAATCTCGGGATCAGCGACCAGCTTGCGTACCGATGAAATAACCTTGATGTGCATGATGGGGAGATCAAAACGTTCTAACATCGGACGTTTTGTTTTCTCGTTAAGAGCAAGCCAACGCTTCAGACGTGCTTTCAGGCTGGGAATCTGTGCAAACAGTTTGTCTGCCAGCTTTGCCTGAACTTCCGCATGAAGTCCCTTACCTTCCAGAAGTTTTTCCAGTTCTGTCTCGACCTCCTCATCAGGAATGTAGGAGGAAATGCTGTCAATGGTTGTTTTTTGCATTATAAGATGGAGCGCCGCAAAATTAGTTTTGAGGAGCTTGATCAGTTCATCACGGGTCTCGTCTGCTTTAAAGGTTCCGAGCAAACCAACGATATTTTGTTTTTCAAGCTCGTCTTCTGTCTGGTGTAGGAGATCAAACATGCGGGAAAGCCGTTCTCCATTGGCCGGGAGCGCCTGGAGCGCCTCCCTTGCCCTGTCTTTATCAATGGCGGTTGCCGAGGTAAGCCTTTCACTGTAAAGCTTGAACATGCACTCCCAGACTTCATCTTCGAGCGGGAGGAGGGTCTTCAGTTTCCTTGCTGCCTTAGCGCGGGAGGTAAGCGCACTTGAAGCCTCTATCCGGATGTTCTCGCTGCGATTTCTGGCCCCGTCCAGAAGGGCTTGAATGATCGGCTCAGTGCTTGGAAATCCGCTGGGCGCTCCCTCTTTTGGGAGGTTCATGCGGAGTGTCCGCAAGAGATGAACGGTCGTTCTGTCCAATTTAACGCTTGGAAACCCGGTGAGAAGGGCTTCGAGTGCCTCCGGAGGGTATTTCCCCTGGACGTACTGCGAGAAGCTATAAAGACTGTCTTCCCCCCCGGTCGAAGCTATTTCAATGATGGTTTGTGTCACGCGGTCACTCTGGCTGAAATTGGAAAGCGTCTTGTAGAGTTCGAGCCAGACTTGGGGTTCTGCGACGATTTCCTTGTTGTTTAATTGTGAAATAATCGGGTCCAGAAGCTTTTCTTCAAAGGCCTTCCGTTCTTCTGTTTTCTTTTCGGCGACCAGCCTGACGATGGAACTTCGTAATAAGATGGCCCCTTCGAGATGAACGTCTTTAAAAGGACAAGATAAAAGCGAGAGTATTGCGTCAGCCATATCGGCACTAAATGGAAACTTATTGAGAAGGCGGACTTCCAGTTGTCTGATCCATTTGACCGGTTCCTTCTGGATGGCTGAGATTACGAGGGGCCAGATCTTAGGATCGGGGATGTTTGCCGTGTAGACCAGTTTTTCAATCGTTGATTTTCTGGATTCATCAGAGGCCTTATCCGGGTCGAGCTTTGCTGCCAGTTCATTTTCCATCATTCCCCCATCGTCATAAATTTTTTGTCACAACCCACAACCATCCAGCTCTCCTCTCTAAGACTCAATGGCAGTGCTCCTGCGGTACTTGAATCCTCACGTAGGGATATACGTTCCGGCTCTGTGTTCCTCAAGCCTTGCCCTGAAATCTTGTCCTGGCAACCTGAAGAGCTATTTTCTATGTTGCCTTTTATAACCTATTTAGGTGTTTGAGTTCAAGAAATTCTTGGGTTTATCGGATGATGGTCTGATATTGAGGCTTAAATCGATTCTTTTCAGGAAGCGATTTTTGTGCTGGAACTCTGAAATGGGTCAAATTTTGGGAGGATGGCTCGTACCGCCAGGGACAGAATAATCATTTGTGACGGGGCCTTCCTAAAGGATGCTTCGGGCCCCGCGGTACCGTGTTTTCCAGTATTGGGTGGAGAGTCGCTGAATATTAACTTCTCCTCCGGTCTTGGGCGCGTGAATGAACTCTCCGTTCCCAATGTAGATCCCGATATGAATGGACCTCCTCTGTCCAATTCTGAAAAAGACGAGGTCTCCCGGGGAAAGCTCATTTTTCCGAACCGCTTCCCCGATACGGATGAGTTGACGTGTTGTTCGAGGGAGATCCAGGCTGGCTGCCTGGCGGAAAACGTAGTTGATGAGACCACTGCAATCAAAGCCTTTTGGGCTTGCGCCGCCAAAAAGGTAGGGTACTCCAACCAGGGTGTGGGCTGTTTGAACGATCTTTTTCCGGGCTTGTGTTGTGGGAGGTCTGTGGTCTGAGGTCCATTGAGGAAAAGCCGCTGCCCGGGGTGCGCTACCGCAAGCGGTCAGCGCGATCAAGAGAAATGAGGTCCAAGCTATTTGTGAGAGGGTCCGCATTCCCTTAATGATACCCTGGGGCCGTTGTTTGTCAATGGTTGCTGAGTCGATGTTTAAGGTGATGTAACTTGAACGCGTGTGCCCCCTCCCGGAAGCGGGGTCAGCTTTACAACATAACTTGCCTCAATATTTCCTTGGTTCACGCGCCATCGTTCAGTGATGACATCACCTTCGACAGAAAGGAACTTTGTGTCAATGACTTTCCCCCCGAAAATCAGGTTATTGGCGGAACCCTTTGCATAGGCAGTCTGTTTAAGTTCGCCTCCCTGAATCAGAAAATCAAGATTTGTCCTGATCGGAGGATGGGCACATCCTGTAAACGGGAGAAGGCTGAGAGCGAGGAGAAGTAGGCCCAAGGTCCGCAATGAAATCCTGGATAGAGGGTCAAATGGGGTGAAGGAACCATTCAGATGGGAAGGACCACCGGGTATGTGATGGTTAAATTTCATAGTCAACAACCCTTCGCTCAATACAAATCGATTGAAGGAAGGGCAGGAGGGCTCGGTGTTCCGGGTGGCTCTGATAGACTTTCAGGTCTTCCCGTTTCCCGAACTCAGAATAAAGGACCAAGTCTGAAGAATATTCAGAGTCAGAGAGATCAATGCCAACTTCTAATTGGAGGAGGCCTTCTATTCTGCCATTAAGGGCCTCTAGTCTCTCTTTTACCTTTTTGGCATTTTCATCTTTGCGATGACCCTCAGCCTCTTCTTTTAATTTCCAGAAAACAATGTGCTTCATCATTTTTCCACGCACTCCAGGGCACTGCCTTCCCTATATCCGTTGTTTGTGACGGGGATCATTTCTTCATCTGTAAGTGTGGAAGGGCTTTCCGATCCGTTCAGCGGTGGGTTGGTCGAGGTTTCTTCCTTGGACCCCTGGGCAGTCGGTTTACGGTCCTGATGGATCAGAGCCATCAGCTTGGCGACGCGGTCCATTCCTATGTCAGGTTGACCCGAGGTGAGAAGATCATTTGCGAGTACATTCTTTGGGGGCACGCGCAGGTCGCTGGCCAGACCGAGCCAGGACATAATCTTAAGGACATAATAGCTCAAATCAATTTCCCACCAGTAGAAGCCCTGGTTGGCTGTGGACTGATAGTGATGGTGATTGTTATGCCATCCCTCGCCACAGGTGAGGAGGGCGATAATCATAGAGTTGCGGCTTGTATCATCTGTGATGAAGCGCCGCCGGCCAAAGACATGTGTTGCGGAATTAACGAGAAAGGTCCCGTGATAAAGGAGTACCGTGGAGAGAAAGTAACCGACGATGAGTGTAGACCAACCTCCCAGAGCAAAGCAAATTACAGCCAGGAGTACCGTCGATGTATACCAATACTTGTCGATCCACCTGAGCTCAGGGAACTTGGTAAGGTCCTTGATCAAATCCAAATGGGGCGTGTGATAACGCTCGCACAATATCCATCCGAGATGGCTCCACCAAAATCCGCGAATGGGTGAGTGAACATCCTCTATTTGATCTGAAAAACGATGGTGATGCCGATGATGGGAGGCCCACCAGAAGACCCCCTTCTGCCCGGCAGAAGAGCCGCCCACGGCCATAAGAAACTGCATGACCCGATTGAGCTTATAACTCCGGTGTGCGAAATACCGATGGTAGCCCGCGGTAATGAAGAACATCCGGATGTAGTAGAGGGCAAGGCATACCCCAATGTTTATCCAGGTGATCCCGGTCCAGAAAATTGCCAGGGACACGATGTGAACCAAAATAAAGGGGACGCTTTTGAGCCAATCGATTCTTTCCTCCGACGCGAATTGAATCGCATTGAGTAGCTCGTTCTCAGCCACGGCTTGATTTGATGATGTTCTCATCGATCCTCCTTGAAGTGAATACGCATAACGCACCGCATGATTCTCAGTTTGCGGGGGAGATTCAATCTTAAGTCTCAAAAGCCAAAATATTTGCGGGTTGCCAATATGGTTTGTGGGTTGAATTGAGACTTCTCTGTCACAGGCACACGAATCTGAAATTATAATCGTCTCAGGCGTATTAATCAAGAGAAAGATTCAATCCCCCCCACTTTTGTTGACACCCTTAAGCCCCTTTGTTATCCTACGTACAGGCGAGACTTGTTGAGGGAATATCTCACGCATGGCAAAA
The DNA window shown above is from Candidatus Manganitrophaceae bacterium and carries:
- the rhaD gene encoding bifunctional rhamnulose-1-phosphate aldolase/short-chain dehydrogenase, whose amino-acid sequence is MGGGKKRRGSMKSLWSDRETKKISGLDLVVYTSRLIGANTNLVLWGGGNSSVKVEGLDHKGLPTSILWIKGSGSDMRTISPGNFTPLRLDDLLLLKTRKAMTDEEMVAYQLKSVLEPKAPKPSIETLLHAFLPEKHIYHTHADAICALTDTTKSRKIVEEVYGENVAVVDYTRPGFLLSKRVSDAYRLHPGLRAIILDKHGLITWGETAKEAYDQTIRMVSEAEQYAARKKRGKQAMGPVRIKPLARKERQALAAALVPVLRGEVSQNKRMILRFDDSQKVLNFTGSAEAGRLTQIGPFTPDHLLHTKPWPLFVKTKGSQNTSDVISEIRKACEGYRERSVKYFNRYKTEGVTMLDPNPRIILIPGIGMFTTGKDRRAAGITRELYLHTMGVIEAAEAIDAYRSIPAREICNFEYWPMENYKLTLLPPEKEFSRKVVLITGGAGAIGRAIAESFVEAGASVIVADIQMKKAEAVVAKINTRSGGEQAVALEMDVTNEKSVKVGFKTAALYFGGLDIFISNAGIARCAAVDKLTLRDWDASLAVNATGHFLTSKMALQIMKAQGLGGAIVVVATKNVLAPGKDFGAYSASKAAQAQLARIMAIENAEEGIRVNMVNPDGVFEESGLWSQEIREERARAHKVSLKDLEEFYARRNLLKTRISAKDVAQSVLFFASDRAAKTTGAILPVDGGVKEAFPR
- a CDS encoding NlpC/P60 family protein, whose amino-acid sequence is MRTLSQIAWTSFLLIALTACGSAPRAAAFPQWTSDHRPPTTQARKKIVQTAHTLVGVPYLFGGASPKGFDCSGLINYVFRQAASLDLPRTTRQLIRIGEAVRKNELSPGDLVFFRIGQRRSIHIGIYIGNGEFIHAPKTGGEVNIQRLSTQYWKTRYRGARSIL
- a CDS encoding Dabb family protein — protein: MMKHIVFWKLKEEAEGHRKDENAKKVKERLEALNGRIEGLLQLEVGIDLSDSEYSSDLVLYSEFGKREDLKVYQSHPEHRALLPFLQSICIERRVVDYEI
- a CDS encoding acyl-CoA desaturase; the protein is MRTSSNQAVAENELLNAIQFASEERIDWLKSVPFILVHIVSLAIFWTGITWINIGVCLALYYIRMFFITAGYHRYFAHRSYKLNRVMQFLMAVGGSSAGQKGVFWWASHHRHHHRFSDQIEDVHSPIRGFWWSHLGWILCERYHTPHLDLIKDLTKFPELRWIDKYWYTSTVLLAVICFALGGWSTLIVGYFLSTVLLYHGTFLVNSATHVFGRRRFITDDTSRNSMIIALLTCGEGWHNNHHHYQSTANQGFYWWEIDLSYYVLKIMSWLGLASDLRVPPKNVLANDLLTSGQPDIGMDRVAKLMALIHQDRKPTAQGSKEETSTNPPLNGSESPSTLTDEEMIPVTNNGYREGSALECVEK